A part of Gossypium hirsutum isolate 1008001.06 chromosome A07, Gossypium_hirsutum_v2.1, whole genome shotgun sequence genomic DNA contains:
- the LOC107940145 gene encoding uncharacterized protein yields MEIFSKMEMEASPPVVQKKLWNIVRIVFLMLKTGISKSKFMLDLHFMVKKGKYNASKVIKNLVFHRKFHDHLSSLSCRSNDAHLSFVSPREYEFSCSNSPATAAFFYHKRGGKNHHHGYHFGKSSKYRYDDVTTVAAVQKVLEMLNNEAVEAAVSPLVFPGFGGKSPFVRQLRVTDSPFPLKDEGGDDSQVDMAAEEFINRFYKDLKLQKRMSAF; encoded by the coding sequence ATGGAAATCTTTTCAAAGATGGAAATGGAAGCAAGCCCACCAGTTGTCCAAAAGAAACTATGGAACATTGTACGGATAGTCTTCCTCATGTTGAAGACAGGGATATCCAAGAGCAAATTTATGTTGGACCTTCATTTCATGGTGAAGAAAGGAAAATACAATGCCAGTAAAGTGATAAAAAACTTGGTTTTCCACCGGAAATTCCATGACCACTTGTCGTCTTTGAGTTGCCGATCGAACGACGCTCACTTATCCTTCGTTTCACCAAGGGAGTACGAGTTCAGTTGCAGTAACAGCCCGGCTACGGCGGCGTTTTTTTACCACAAGCGTGGCGGTAAGAACCACCACCATGGTTATCATTTTGGGAAGTCGTCTAAGTATAGATACGATGATGTTACGACGGTGGCTGCGGTGCAGAAGGTTCTTGAGATGTTGAACAATGAGGCGGTGGAGGCGGCGGTATCGCCTTTGGTTTTTCCGGGGTTTGGGGGGAAGAGTCCGTTTGTGAGGCAATTAAGGGTGACGGACTCGCCGTTCCCGTTGAAAGATGAAGGTGGGGATGATAGTCAAGTGGATATGGCGGCTGAAGAATTCATTAACAGGTTTTATAAGGATCTTAAGCTGCAAAAAAGAATGTCTGCCTTTTGA